The genomic window TGAACAAAAACCAGCTGATCGACGGGCCACCTTCGTCTCTTTGATGCTCTTCGTCATATGGCAATGGGGTGGAGAATAGCAAAATCGATCCGACCCGATAGATATGCACCCTATCCAACACGGTCAAATCCGAAAAAAATGATTTGACCGGatttggatttgaaaaaaattcgaAAACGGCAGCATCGGTATGGATACTGCGGTTTTCTATCCAAATCAGAATCCAACCAAAACATATAGGTACAGATAATATCCGAACACATACccgaatacatatatatatatatatagacacacacgcaTATGTATATACGTGTGTGTATCTATACATGTAGACACACACATACACNNNNNNNNNNNNNNNNNNNNNNNNNNNNNNNNNNNNNNNNNNNNNNNNNNNNNNNNNNNNNNNNNNNNNNNNNNNNNNNNNNNNNNNNNNNNNNNNNNNNCTTAAAAGTCAGCACATGAAAATCGACAAGCCAGTCAAATTCAGGCATCCAAGCAATTTTATAAGTTCCAATTATGTCCCAACCTCTGACAAGCCAAAGATGGAAATATTACAGAAACACCCACTCAAGAACATCTAAGCATCTGGAAAGTAGAACGATCTCCAATGGATTTAAAAATGTTAAAATGTAAATAGAAAGAAACACTTTTTAAAATAAAGCTAGGATACacaataatcaaaatataatgagGCATCAGGTAGCATGAAAACTTATAATAAGCACTCAATACCTTGCTCGTTGAATAATTTCCGTGGATAAGGAACAGCTAGATCATATGGGCCTACTTCATCAACTCGGTTCTCATCTACAAAGCTTTTCACCGATCTTAAAGTATCTGCTAATGTAAGTTTTGTTTGAAGGCTGGTCCCATTTGGCATACGGATACTAAGATGAACATCATTCGACTTTACAGCACTGGAACAGTCAGTCATTTCATCAACCATCTTAGCTTCACCTTTTATTTCCAATTCATTATAAGTTATCTTAGAAGAACCAGGACCACATATAGTCATTCCCCCGGCTAACTCTGGAGAAGCCATGGCATGGTTTTCATCTAAAGTAGACTTCTCTTGTGGTGCAGTAGAACCACAGACATCATTGCAAGGAGCAGAGCTGTCCACATCTCTGAGCACAGATTTTAGGGCTTCTTTACCAGTGTTAGTTGCTGAACTTGACTGTTCATCCCTACTAATCTTGGCACCATTGGCATAATCTGATTGTGAACAGGTTTCTTCAGCACAATTGGCAGTTTTCTGTCACAGGTTCAAGTATGATAAGCTAAGGGCTTTATGGAAAGTTAGAAAATTATGTCATGCAATGATGAAGATGGAGTTTTACATCATGACTTGTTTCACCAACTTGCACCTCCAATGATTGCTTCTTTGAATCGGTTGATGAGCCAGCCAGTGTATCTTTCATGGGTTTGTCTGTTGAAGTTGATGCAACATCCAAGCTAGAGGAAACTCCTTGCTCAGTTGGTGCAACACTGGGAGAACTCAGAGGTTCAGGTTTCTTTGAAGCAAGTGCTGCTGTCAAAAGAGTCATAGCTGTTTCCTGCAGTCATTCATTGGGTAGCAGTGATTCATTGGGTTACTTTCACATGGCTTTAGCATAGTAGTAATTTAATGAATAAAAGCTGCATAAGATGCATCAGGCAACAGCTAGCAAATCACATGGAGTTGGGAAAGGTAGAGCACCTGCACATGGAGAGCTGCCCAAGCCTTCTCAATACTTTCTACTAGACTTTCAGCACTGATATGACCTTCTGAAAGATTCAAACATAACACAAGTTGCTAAGAGGAATCACAAATAGATTTGTGTGTGATCCTTAAAGAAATCATTTTCAGTATACATACCATGCTGCCATAGCATGACACCATTGAGTCCAACAGCAGAGATACTCGGGATAGATTTCTGTGGGTCTGAGCAAGGTAAATTAAGGTAAACACCAAAAATCGCTAAAAGCTGGAATGTGAAATGGTATCGAAGttgtaattattaaaaaaaaaaaaaaaaaaaacatatgatGCATACTAGCAACTTAGATATCAGAAAGAAAATCTATCAGACATTCTGGAATATAGTTGTACGAGAATTTAAAACCCTAAATTTGAAGAACTAGACCTGCACGTACAAAAAGATATCATTCACACTAGACATTATAGACTTGGAAATGCAAGGAAGCATAAAGCATTGGAATTGTATTGCATCCAAAGCTTACACAGTACTGTATTCCCCAAGTAAAAGTCGAGCACTAGATATTGGACTTCCCCAGAATAAATCAGACAAAAAAGCATCACCTAATGGCTGAACATAACAACTTTCCTGTCAACAAAAATAGAGCCCTCAAATATCATCTGCAACCAGCGCATTAAGATAGCATATAAAAACTTAGGCAGTTCTAGGTCAGTCATGGATGTAAGAGAGAAACCACTTTTTCTTGCACCTGGCCCATTGAATTGATAAATAACCAACAAAAATATGACATTATTTAGAGATTTTTCGCTTGTATACTTCATTCTGTATACTTCACCAAAGTCTgggaaatttttcatgaaaatccttgtcaataagaaaaaaagagaacagACATGAAATATTCAGTTTCTTCTCTCACCTCTGTATATCATAAAGGTCAACCTTAAAGTCACAGTTATACTATTCTGCTACTTACAGTAATTCATGCATGGTATTTTCCTCAAATGCAACTTCCAGATGAGCAGATTTGTATTACTGCATACAAGGgggcctgtttggattttcctacaGGATTGGGCTGAAAATCCTGTAGGATTTGTGGGTTAGGCCAGTACAATCAGCAAGATGATAAGCTAAAGGCTGGGCTAGGCAAAATATCCATGAATAGCTCTGGAGTGGCCcagctcaaatctcataggaagaAAAAAAGCACCTGCTGaggtccttttctttttctccctatgggatttgggccggcccgctccgaCTCTATTTCTAGGAAATTTATGAATACAAGCCCTAACCAAGCATAATATAGCATGTGATCTATAAATATAGACGATGAATCTTACAGTATTTTCAGCCCAATCCTAAAAGAAACCAAACAGGCCCTAATAGAAAAATTACTTTATATCCTGATTGCTTCCATTTTATATACCATTTTACATGTTATCATCACAGCATATTCCGATATCACACCCACATCCTGTATCTGGCTATTAAGCCAAAACAAAGATGTTTTCTGTGAAAACAAGAATGTAAAAGGCAAAATCCAGCCAAGTCCTATCCTTGATTATGCTGCCGCAACTGCACATAAATCTCAACCAACCTATCGCATTTCTTATTTCACAAATAAGCAAGAAGCCTCCCAAGGTCATTGATATTCATAGAGAAGTGAAATGCTTCAGGATGCAATATAACTGAACTCTGACATACTTTTGCAAGTCACTTTAGCTGTTTGGAGACATCAGCTTAGCTATTCATATTAATGGGCTTTAGCATGACATGCTGTCAAGTCACCTTTGCTTTATGCAAAACCAGATGCCTACCTTTACTTATTTCTACCAACAAATTATATTACTAGTACACTAAAGGTATAAAATAGAACGAATAGAGGATACAAATGGCAGAAAACTGTGATGCATCAACACTTTCTTGTCTCAGATGCAAGAAGATACAACATTTTGATACTGCTTCTGCCACCTGATGACAACAAACAACAAGACAATCAAACATGGGGTATGAAAGCACGCATTAGCATCACTGATCAGATACCTCAACCAGATAAAAATAAAGGTCAATGCGGATAAACTCACACTTAGATCTGCCCATGTCGACTGTTCCAAATGGACAGAATTTTCATCTTCACCTGAAAATGGAGCAGAAAAAGCATGGCATTATTTATTTAGTTACAAGAGATCATGTATGTTTGTAAGTTAAGTAATAAAAAATGCATgattatatgaaattctactacaATGCTATactaagacttattttaataCGAAAAGGATGGACTGGGAACTGATCATCCGATCTCGCTTTGTTCACTTGGTTGGTCTTGAAGAATACATTGGCATGCAATCACACAAGCAAATGAACATGCACATGTACAATTATCATAAATGTTCTCTGCTGATCTTTATATCGGTTCTCATGGCTACTTCGTATATAAGAATATATTAAGGTTTCTGTGCACCCATAACCACATGTCTATATATTCACCTACACCCACAGAACTACAGTCCACAGCACAGACACATACATGCCCGGACCAGCATATGTGTACACAAACCTCCACACAACATGCATATCCACAACATGCACATGCACAAAAAGACATGCAAATCAGCATTCACATACACCAAACACAAAATGAGTACATGTGCACGCATGTACGCATGCAAACCAAGGTTCGTTGCACCGATATGGGGTGCCATGTCTATACCTTATTGGCATGCTAGGATATATCCCATACAATATGGTACAACCCTATACCGTCACAAGGTCAATAGACCATTTTCTCATGCCCAGCCATGGTATCACCTGAAATTGGAGCAATACATCTCACTACAATATGAAACCGAGCAAAATCAATCAGTTTCGCT from Elaeis guineensis isolate ETL-2024a chromosome 9, EG11, whole genome shotgun sequence includes these protein-coding regions:
- the LOC105051421 gene encoding plant UBX domain-containing protein 11 (The sequence of the model RefSeq protein was modified relative to this genomic sequence to represent the inferred CDS: added 512 bases not found in genome assembly) produces the protein MEGSTYSLTYKGSIPDAIAEARKQKKLFVVYISGEDENSVHLEQSTWADLSVAEAVSKCCIFLHLRQESVDASQFSAIYPQKSIPSISAVGLNGVMLWQHEGHISAESLVESIEKAWAALHVQETAMTLLTAALASKKPEPLSSPSVAPTEQGVSSSLDVASTSTDKPMKDTLAGSSTDSKKQSLEVQVGETSHDKTANCAEETCSQSDYANGAKISRDEQSSSATNTGKEALKSVLRDVDSSAPCNDVCGSTAPQEKSTLDENHAMASPELAGGMTICGPGSSKITYNELEIKGEAKMVDEMTDCSSAVKSNDVHLSIRMPNGTSLQTKLTLADTLRSVKSFVDENRVDEVGPYDLAVPYPRKLFNEQDMNRTLSELGFASREALIVVPHRQATRPPRDQPSSYDGWNTQSGAGSGVSGGGYFEYVKRVMSYMNPFSYFGGGASSSSSEPSPSAGLWQYRPNPALHNHLSGLEASRRSSFPNHQNPPAGDSASNTRRTSRPVGSNIHTLRDHEDESQFGDRNVFWNGNSTQFGGDDRR